Proteins from a single region of Equus quagga isolate Etosha38 chromosome 18, UCLA_HA_Equagga_1.0, whole genome shotgun sequence:
- the CSF1 gene encoding macrophage colony-stimulating factor 1 isoform X7: protein MPHKVRLKGCAEELASGVGLGESESLPGFSRRRRPSLRTPGQRRGPRPGRGLCSSRRASERARAANAPGRDPAARMTARGAAGRCPPTTWLCPWLLLFCLLVSRTITEEASENCSHLIGNGHLRFLQELIDSQMESLCEISFRFVDPDQLKDPVCYLKKAFPLVQDIMEDTMRFKDNTHNANVTMQLQELSLRLKSCFTKDYEEQDKACIRTFKETPLQLLAKIKNVFNEIKNLLKNDWNIFSKNCSNDYANCPSPGHETKHVGPADPQLPGFVFRLLVPSIILVLLAVGGLLFYRRRRRSHQELQTVDVPMEQLEDSPLTQDEDRQVELPV from the exons ATGCCCCACAAAGTCCGCTTAAAAGGCTGTGCCGAGGAGCTGGCCAGTGGAGTCGGGCTTGGGGAAAGTGAAAGTTTGCCTGGGTTCTCTCGGCGCCGCCGTCCGTCTCTCCGCACTCCGGGACAGCGGCGCGGCCCTCGGCCAGGGCGCGGGCTCTGCAGCAGCcggcgagcgagcgagcgagcgcgGGCGGCCAACGCGCCCGGCCGGGACCCAGCTGCCCGCATGACCGCGCGGGGCGCCGCCGGGCGCTGCCCTCCCACG ACATGGCTGTGCCCCTGGCTGCTGCTGTTCTGTCTCCTGGTGAGCAGGACTATTACCGAGGAGGCGTCAGAGAACTGTAGCCACCTGATTGGGAACGGACATCTGCGTTTCCTGCAGGAGCTG ATTGACAGTCAGATGGAGTCCTTGTGCGAAATTTCCTTTCGGTTTGTAGACCCAGACCAGTTG AAAGATCCCGTGTGTTACCTTAAGAAGGCATTTCCCCTGGTGCAAGACATAATGGAGGACACCATGCGCTTCAAAGACAACACCCACAATGCCAATGTCACCATGCAGCTCCAGGAACTCTCTCTGAGGCTGAAGAGCTGCTTCACCAAGGACTATGAAGAGCAGGACAAG GCCTGCATCCGAACTTTCAAAGAGACACCCCTCCAGTTGCTGGCAAAGATCAAGAACGtctttaatgaaataaagaatctCCTTAAAAATGACTGGAACATTTTCAGCAAGAACTGCAGCAATGACTATGCTAACTGCCCCAGCCCAG GCCATGAGACGAAGCACGTGGGACCTGCTGACCCCCAGCTCCCCGGGTTTGTCTTCCGCCTGCTGGTGCCCAGCATCATCCTGGTCCTGCTGGCCGTCGGAGGCCTCCTGTTCTACAGGCGGAGGCGGCGG AGCCATCAAGAGCTTCAGACAGTGGATGTCCCCATGGAGCAACTAGAGGACAG
- the CSF1 gene encoding macrophage colony-stimulating factor 1 isoform X4 — translation MPHKVRLKGCAEELASGVGLGESESLPGFSRRRRPSLRTPGQRRGPRPGRGLCSSRRASERARAANAPGRDPAARMTARGAAGRCPPTTWLCPWLLLFCLLVSRTITEEASENCSHLIGNGHLRFLQELIDSQMESLCEISFRFVDPDQLKDPVCYLKKAFPLVQDIMEDTMRFKDNTHNANVTMQLQELSLRLKSCFTKDYEEQDKACIRTFKETPLQLLAKIKNVFNEIKNLLKNDWNIFSKNCSNDYANCPSPDVVTKPDCNCLYPKGTPSSDLASVSPQQPLTPSMAPMTGLTWADSEGTEGSSLLPSEQPLRTVDPGSAKQRPPRSTCQSFELSESPGMEGSPATGSPQPRPSVGAPVPGTEDVLDSVLDPNWALEEASGVASEGPVPQEAELSSSRLEGGSVQAETTRPSDLLSASSAFSGLAKGRQPVDVTGTPVPKVGPVRPTGRAQSYRPEKTDGSSAPPRDHREPGSARTPSLRTQGLSRPSTLSAHPRLPRSHSWGNVLPLGELEGKRSTRDRRSPAELEGGRASERAARPLARFNSIPLTDAGHETKHVGPADPQLPGFVFRLLVPSIILVLLAVGGLLFYRRRRRSHQELQTVDVPMEQLEDSPLTQDEDRQVELPV, via the exons ATGCCCCACAAAGTCCGCTTAAAAGGCTGTGCCGAGGAGCTGGCCAGTGGAGTCGGGCTTGGGGAAAGTGAAAGTTTGCCTGGGTTCTCTCGGCGCCGCCGTCCGTCTCTCCGCACTCCGGGACAGCGGCGCGGCCCTCGGCCAGGGCGCGGGCTCTGCAGCAGCcggcgagcgagcgagcgagcgcgGGCGGCCAACGCGCCCGGCCGGGACCCAGCTGCCCGCATGACCGCGCGGGGCGCCGCCGGGCGCTGCCCTCCCACG ACATGGCTGTGCCCCTGGCTGCTGCTGTTCTGTCTCCTGGTGAGCAGGACTATTACCGAGGAGGCGTCAGAGAACTGTAGCCACCTGATTGGGAACGGACATCTGCGTTTCCTGCAGGAGCTG ATTGACAGTCAGATGGAGTCCTTGTGCGAAATTTCCTTTCGGTTTGTAGACCCAGACCAGTTG AAAGATCCCGTGTGTTACCTTAAGAAGGCATTTCCCCTGGTGCAAGACATAATGGAGGACACCATGCGCTTCAAAGACAACACCCACAATGCCAATGTCACCATGCAGCTCCAGGAACTCTCTCTGAGGCTGAAGAGCTGCTTCACCAAGGACTATGAAGAGCAGGACAAG GCCTGCATCCGAACTTTCAAAGAGACACCCCTCCAGTTGCTGGCAAAGATCAAGAACGtctttaatgaaataaagaatctCCTTAAAAATGACTGGAACATTTTCAGCAAGAACTGCAGCAATGACTATGCTAACTGCCCCAGCCCAG ATGTGGTGACCAAGCCTGATTGCAACTGCCTGTACCCCAAAGGCACCCCTAGCAGTGACCTGGCCTCTGTCTCCCCTCAGCAGCCCCTCACCCCCTCCATGGCCCCTATGACTGGCTTAACCTGGGCTGACTCTGAGGGGACAGAGGGCAGCTCCCTCTTGCCCAGTGAGCAGCCTCTTCGCACAGTGGACCCGGGCAGTGCCAAGCAGCGACCACCCAGGAGCACCTGCCAGAGCTTTGAGTTGTCTGAGAGCCCAGGCATGGAGGGCAGCCCTGCCACAGGTTCACCTCAGCCCCGCCCCTCTGTCGGGGCCCCTGTTCCTGGGACAGAGGATGTTCTCGACTCTGTGTTGGACCCTAACTGGGCCCTAGAAGAAGCCTCCGGAGTGGCTAGTGAGGGTCCGGTACCCCAAGAGGCAGAGctttcctcctccaggctggaAGGAGGCAGTGTCCAGGCAGAGACCACCAGACCCAGCGACCTCCTCTCAGCATCTTCTGCATTCTCTGGATTGGCAAAGGGCCGGCAACCGGTGGATGTAACTGGCACCCCAGTACCCAAGGTGGGCCCTGTGAGACCCACTGGCCGGGCCCAGAGTTACAGACCTGAGAAGACAGATGGTtcgtctgccccacccagagaccaccGGGAGCCAGGCTCTGCTAGGACCCCATCACTGCGCACACAAGGCCTCAGCCGTCCCTCCACCCTCTCTGCTCATCCAAGGCTTCCCAGAAGCCACTCCTGGGGCAATGTGTTGCCCCTTGGGGAGCTGGAGGGCAAGAGGAGCACCAGGGATCGGAGGAGCCCTGCTGAGCTGGAAGGAGGACGAGCAAGTGAGAGGGCGGCCAGGCCTCTGGCCAGGTTTAACTCCATTCCTTTGACTGACGCAGGCCATGAGACGAAGCACGTGGGACCTGCTGACCCCCAGCTCCCCGGGTTTGTCTTCCGCCTGCTGGTGCCCAGCATCATCCTGGTCCTGCTGGCCGTCGGAGGCCTCCTGTTCTACAGGCGGAGGCGGCGG AGCCATCAAGAGCTTCAGACAGTGGATGTCCCCATGGAGCAACTAGAGGACAG
- the CSF1 gene encoding macrophage colony-stimulating factor 1 isoform X2 — MPHKVRLKGCAEELASGVGLGESESLPGFSRRRRPSLRTPGQRRGPRPGRGLCSSRRASERARAANAPGRDPAARMTARGAAGRCPPTQGMGIPGESESWGEMTPSLSQTWLCPWLLLFCLLVSRTITEEASENCSHLIGNGHLRFLQELIDSQMESLCEISFRFVDPDQLKDPVCYLKKAFPLVQDIMEDTMRFKDNTHNANVTMQLQELSLRLKSCFTKDYEEQDKACIRTFKETPLQLLAKIKNVFNEIKNLLKNDWNIFSKNCSNDYANCPSPDVVTKPDCNCLYPKGTPSSDLASVSPQQPLTPSMAPMTGLTWADSEGTEGSSLLPSEQPLRTVDPGSAKQRPPRSTCQSFELSESPGMEGSPATGSPQPRPSVGAPVPGTEDVLDSVLDPNWALEEASGVASEGPVPQEAELSSSRLEGGSVQAETTRPSDLLSASSAFSGLAKGRQPVDVTGTPVPKVGPVRPTGRAQSYRPEKTDGSSAPPRDHREPGSARTPSLRTQGLSRPSTLSAHPRLPRSHSWGNVLPLGELEGKRSTRDRRSPAELEGGRASERAARPLARFNSIPLTDAGHETKHVGPADPQLPGFVFRLLVPSIILVLLAVGGLLFYRRRRRSHQELQTVDVPMEQLEDSPLTQDEDRQVELPV; from the exons ATGCCCCACAAAGTCCGCTTAAAAGGCTGTGCCGAGGAGCTGGCCAGTGGAGTCGGGCTTGGGGAAAGTGAAAGTTTGCCTGGGTTCTCTCGGCGCCGCCGTCCGTCTCTCCGCACTCCGGGACAGCGGCGCGGCCCTCGGCCAGGGCGCGGGCTCTGCAGCAGCcggcgagcgagcgagcgagcgcgGGCGGCCAACGCGCCCGGCCGGGACCCAGCTGCCCGCATGACCGCGCGGGGCGCCGCCGGGCGCTGCCCTCCCACG CAGGGCATGGGGATTCCTGGGGAGAGTGAGAGCTGGGGAGAAATGACACCCTCTCTATCACAGACATGGCTGTGCCCCTGGCTGCTGCTGTTCTGTCTCCTGGTGAGCAGGACTATTACCGAGGAGGCGTCAGAGAACTGTAGCCACCTGATTGGGAACGGACATCTGCGTTTCCTGCAGGAGCTG ATTGACAGTCAGATGGAGTCCTTGTGCGAAATTTCCTTTCGGTTTGTAGACCCAGACCAGTTG AAAGATCCCGTGTGTTACCTTAAGAAGGCATTTCCCCTGGTGCAAGACATAATGGAGGACACCATGCGCTTCAAAGACAACACCCACAATGCCAATGTCACCATGCAGCTCCAGGAACTCTCTCTGAGGCTGAAGAGCTGCTTCACCAAGGACTATGAAGAGCAGGACAAG GCCTGCATCCGAACTTTCAAAGAGACACCCCTCCAGTTGCTGGCAAAGATCAAGAACGtctttaatgaaataaagaatctCCTTAAAAATGACTGGAACATTTTCAGCAAGAACTGCAGCAATGACTATGCTAACTGCCCCAGCCCAG ATGTGGTGACCAAGCCTGATTGCAACTGCCTGTACCCCAAAGGCACCCCTAGCAGTGACCTGGCCTCTGTCTCCCCTCAGCAGCCCCTCACCCCCTCCATGGCCCCTATGACTGGCTTAACCTGGGCTGACTCTGAGGGGACAGAGGGCAGCTCCCTCTTGCCCAGTGAGCAGCCTCTTCGCACAGTGGACCCGGGCAGTGCCAAGCAGCGACCACCCAGGAGCACCTGCCAGAGCTTTGAGTTGTCTGAGAGCCCAGGCATGGAGGGCAGCCCTGCCACAGGTTCACCTCAGCCCCGCCCCTCTGTCGGGGCCCCTGTTCCTGGGACAGAGGATGTTCTCGACTCTGTGTTGGACCCTAACTGGGCCCTAGAAGAAGCCTCCGGAGTGGCTAGTGAGGGTCCGGTACCCCAAGAGGCAGAGctttcctcctccaggctggaAGGAGGCAGTGTCCAGGCAGAGACCACCAGACCCAGCGACCTCCTCTCAGCATCTTCTGCATTCTCTGGATTGGCAAAGGGCCGGCAACCGGTGGATGTAACTGGCACCCCAGTACCCAAGGTGGGCCCTGTGAGACCCACTGGCCGGGCCCAGAGTTACAGACCTGAGAAGACAGATGGTtcgtctgccccacccagagaccaccGGGAGCCAGGCTCTGCTAGGACCCCATCACTGCGCACACAAGGCCTCAGCCGTCCCTCCACCCTCTCTGCTCATCCAAGGCTTCCCAGAAGCCACTCCTGGGGCAATGTGTTGCCCCTTGGGGAGCTGGAGGGCAAGAGGAGCACCAGGGATCGGAGGAGCCCTGCTGAGCTGGAAGGAGGACGAGCAAGTGAGAGGGCGGCCAGGCCTCTGGCCAGGTTTAACTCCATTCCTTTGACTGACGCAGGCCATGAGACGAAGCACGTGGGACCTGCTGACCCCCAGCTCCCCGGGTTTGTCTTCCGCCTGCTGGTGCCCAGCATCATCCTGGTCCTGCTGGCCGTCGGAGGCCTCCTGTTCTACAGGCGGAGGCGGCGG AGCCATCAAGAGCTTCAGACAGTGGATGTCCCCATGGAGCAACTAGAGGACAG
- the CSF1 gene encoding macrophage colony-stimulating factor 1 isoform X1, which translates to MPHKVRLKGCAEELASGVGLGESESLPGFSRRRRPSLRTPGQRRGPRPGRGLCSSRRASERARAANAPGRDPAARMTARGAAGRCPPTQGMGIPGESESWGEMTPSLSQTWLCPWLLLFCLLVSRTITEEASENCSHLIGNGHLRFLQELIDSQMESLCEISFRFVDPDQLKDPVCYLKKAFPLVQDIMEDTMRFKDNTHNANVTMQLQELSLRLKSCFTKDYEEQDKACIRTFKETPLQLLAKIKNVFNEIKNLLKNDWNIFSKNCSNDYANCPSPDVVTKPDCNCLYPKGTPSSDLASVSPQQPLTPSMAPMTGLTWADSEGTEGSSLLPSEQPLRTVDPGSAKQRPPRSTCQSFELSESPGMEGSPATGSPQPRPSVGAPVPGTEDVLDSVLDPNWALEEASGVASEGPVPQEAELSSSRLEGGSVQAETTRPSDLLSASSAFSGLAKGRQPVDVTGTPVPKVGPVRPTGRAQSYRPEKTDGSSAPPRDHREPGSARTPSLRTQGLSRPSTLSAHPRLPRSHSWGNVLPLGELEGKRSTRDRRSPAELEGGRASERAARPLARFNSIPLTDAGHETKHVGPADPQLPGFVFRLLVPSIILVLLAVGGLLFYRRRRRLLSEPALSCPQSHQELQTVDVPMEQLEDSPLTQDEDRQVELPV; encoded by the exons ATGCCCCACAAAGTCCGCTTAAAAGGCTGTGCCGAGGAGCTGGCCAGTGGAGTCGGGCTTGGGGAAAGTGAAAGTTTGCCTGGGTTCTCTCGGCGCCGCCGTCCGTCTCTCCGCACTCCGGGACAGCGGCGCGGCCCTCGGCCAGGGCGCGGGCTCTGCAGCAGCcggcgagcgagcgagcgagcgcgGGCGGCCAACGCGCCCGGCCGGGACCCAGCTGCCCGCATGACCGCGCGGGGCGCCGCCGGGCGCTGCCCTCCCACG CAGGGCATGGGGATTCCTGGGGAGAGTGAGAGCTGGGGAGAAATGACACCCTCTCTATCACAGACATGGCTGTGCCCCTGGCTGCTGCTGTTCTGTCTCCTGGTGAGCAGGACTATTACCGAGGAGGCGTCAGAGAACTGTAGCCACCTGATTGGGAACGGACATCTGCGTTTCCTGCAGGAGCTG ATTGACAGTCAGATGGAGTCCTTGTGCGAAATTTCCTTTCGGTTTGTAGACCCAGACCAGTTG AAAGATCCCGTGTGTTACCTTAAGAAGGCATTTCCCCTGGTGCAAGACATAATGGAGGACACCATGCGCTTCAAAGACAACACCCACAATGCCAATGTCACCATGCAGCTCCAGGAACTCTCTCTGAGGCTGAAGAGCTGCTTCACCAAGGACTATGAAGAGCAGGACAAG GCCTGCATCCGAACTTTCAAAGAGACACCCCTCCAGTTGCTGGCAAAGATCAAGAACGtctttaatgaaataaagaatctCCTTAAAAATGACTGGAACATTTTCAGCAAGAACTGCAGCAATGACTATGCTAACTGCCCCAGCCCAG ATGTGGTGACCAAGCCTGATTGCAACTGCCTGTACCCCAAAGGCACCCCTAGCAGTGACCTGGCCTCTGTCTCCCCTCAGCAGCCCCTCACCCCCTCCATGGCCCCTATGACTGGCTTAACCTGGGCTGACTCTGAGGGGACAGAGGGCAGCTCCCTCTTGCCCAGTGAGCAGCCTCTTCGCACAGTGGACCCGGGCAGTGCCAAGCAGCGACCACCCAGGAGCACCTGCCAGAGCTTTGAGTTGTCTGAGAGCCCAGGCATGGAGGGCAGCCCTGCCACAGGTTCACCTCAGCCCCGCCCCTCTGTCGGGGCCCCTGTTCCTGGGACAGAGGATGTTCTCGACTCTGTGTTGGACCCTAACTGGGCCCTAGAAGAAGCCTCCGGAGTGGCTAGTGAGGGTCCGGTACCCCAAGAGGCAGAGctttcctcctccaggctggaAGGAGGCAGTGTCCAGGCAGAGACCACCAGACCCAGCGACCTCCTCTCAGCATCTTCTGCATTCTCTGGATTGGCAAAGGGCCGGCAACCGGTGGATGTAACTGGCACCCCAGTACCCAAGGTGGGCCCTGTGAGACCCACTGGCCGGGCCCAGAGTTACAGACCTGAGAAGACAGATGGTtcgtctgccccacccagagaccaccGGGAGCCAGGCTCTGCTAGGACCCCATCACTGCGCACACAAGGCCTCAGCCGTCCCTCCACCCTCTCTGCTCATCCAAGGCTTCCCAGAAGCCACTCCTGGGGCAATGTGTTGCCCCTTGGGGAGCTGGAGGGCAAGAGGAGCACCAGGGATCGGAGGAGCCCTGCTGAGCTGGAAGGAGGACGAGCAAGTGAGAGGGCGGCCAGGCCTCTGGCCAGGTTTAACTCCATTCCTTTGACTGACGCAGGCCATGAGACGAAGCACGTGGGACCTGCTGACCCCCAGCTCCCCGGGTTTGTCTTCCGCCTGCTGGTGCCCAGCATCATCCTGGTCCTGCTGGCCGTCGGAGGCCTCCTGTTCTACAGGCGGAGGCGGCGG CTCCTCAGTGAGCCTGCTCTTTCCTGTCCCCAGAGCCATCAAGAGCTTCAGACAGTGGATGTCCCCATGGAGCAACTAGAGGACAG
- the CSF1 gene encoding macrophage colony-stimulating factor 1 isoform X5 translates to MPHKVRLKGCAEELASGVGLGESESLPGFSRRRRPSLRTPGQRRGPRPGRGLCSSRRASERARAANAPGRDPAARMTARGAAGRCPPTQGMGIPGESESWGEMTPSLSQTWLCPWLLLFCLLVSRTITEEASENCSHLIGNGHLRFLQELIDSQMESLCEISFRFVDPDQLKDPVCYLKKAFPLVQDIMEDTMRFKDNTHNANVTMQLQELSLRLKSCFTKDYEEQDKACIRTFKETPLQLLAKIKNVFNEIKNLLKNDWNIFSKNCSNDYANCPSPDVVTKPDCNCLYPKGTPSSDLASVSPQQPLTPSMAPMTGLTWADSEGTEGSSLLPSEQPLRTVDPGSAKQRPPRSTCQSFELSESPGMEGSPATGSPQPRPSVGAPVPGTEDVLDSVLDPNWALEEASGVASEGPVPQEAELSSSRLEGGSVQAETTRPSDLLSASSAFSGLAKGRQPVDVTGTPVPKVGPVRPTGRAQSYRPEKTDGSSAPPRDHREPGSARTPSLRTQGLSRPSTLSAHPRLPRSHSWGNVLPLGELEGKRSTRDRRSPAELEGGRASERAARPLARFNSIPLTDAGHETKHVGPADPQLPGFVFRLLVPSIILVLLAVGGLLFYRRRRRPPDPG, encoded by the exons ATGCCCCACAAAGTCCGCTTAAAAGGCTGTGCCGAGGAGCTGGCCAGTGGAGTCGGGCTTGGGGAAAGTGAAAGTTTGCCTGGGTTCTCTCGGCGCCGCCGTCCGTCTCTCCGCACTCCGGGACAGCGGCGCGGCCCTCGGCCAGGGCGCGGGCTCTGCAGCAGCcggcgagcgagcgagcgagcgcgGGCGGCCAACGCGCCCGGCCGGGACCCAGCTGCCCGCATGACCGCGCGGGGCGCCGCCGGGCGCTGCCCTCCCACG CAGGGCATGGGGATTCCTGGGGAGAGTGAGAGCTGGGGAGAAATGACACCCTCTCTATCACAGACATGGCTGTGCCCCTGGCTGCTGCTGTTCTGTCTCCTGGTGAGCAGGACTATTACCGAGGAGGCGTCAGAGAACTGTAGCCACCTGATTGGGAACGGACATCTGCGTTTCCTGCAGGAGCTG ATTGACAGTCAGATGGAGTCCTTGTGCGAAATTTCCTTTCGGTTTGTAGACCCAGACCAGTTG AAAGATCCCGTGTGTTACCTTAAGAAGGCATTTCCCCTGGTGCAAGACATAATGGAGGACACCATGCGCTTCAAAGACAACACCCACAATGCCAATGTCACCATGCAGCTCCAGGAACTCTCTCTGAGGCTGAAGAGCTGCTTCACCAAGGACTATGAAGAGCAGGACAAG GCCTGCATCCGAACTTTCAAAGAGACACCCCTCCAGTTGCTGGCAAAGATCAAGAACGtctttaatgaaataaagaatctCCTTAAAAATGACTGGAACATTTTCAGCAAGAACTGCAGCAATGACTATGCTAACTGCCCCAGCCCAG ATGTGGTGACCAAGCCTGATTGCAACTGCCTGTACCCCAAAGGCACCCCTAGCAGTGACCTGGCCTCTGTCTCCCCTCAGCAGCCCCTCACCCCCTCCATGGCCCCTATGACTGGCTTAACCTGGGCTGACTCTGAGGGGACAGAGGGCAGCTCCCTCTTGCCCAGTGAGCAGCCTCTTCGCACAGTGGACCCGGGCAGTGCCAAGCAGCGACCACCCAGGAGCACCTGCCAGAGCTTTGAGTTGTCTGAGAGCCCAGGCATGGAGGGCAGCCCTGCCACAGGTTCACCTCAGCCCCGCCCCTCTGTCGGGGCCCCTGTTCCTGGGACAGAGGATGTTCTCGACTCTGTGTTGGACCCTAACTGGGCCCTAGAAGAAGCCTCCGGAGTGGCTAGTGAGGGTCCGGTACCCCAAGAGGCAGAGctttcctcctccaggctggaAGGAGGCAGTGTCCAGGCAGAGACCACCAGACCCAGCGACCTCCTCTCAGCATCTTCTGCATTCTCTGGATTGGCAAAGGGCCGGCAACCGGTGGATGTAACTGGCACCCCAGTACCCAAGGTGGGCCCTGTGAGACCCACTGGCCGGGCCCAGAGTTACAGACCTGAGAAGACAGATGGTtcgtctgccccacccagagaccaccGGGAGCCAGGCTCTGCTAGGACCCCATCACTGCGCACACAAGGCCTCAGCCGTCCCTCCACCCTCTCTGCTCATCCAAGGCTTCCCAGAAGCCACTCCTGGGGCAATGTGTTGCCCCTTGGGGAGCTGGAGGGCAAGAGGAGCACCAGGGATCGGAGGAGCCCTGCTGAGCTGGAAGGAGGACGAGCAAGTGAGAGGGCGGCCAGGCCTCTGGCCAGGTTTAACTCCATTCCTTTGACTGACGCAGGCCATGAGACGAAGCACGTGGGACCTGCTGACCCCCAGCTCCCCGGGTTTGTCTTCCGCCTGCTGGTGCCCAGCATCATCCTGGTCCTGCTGGCCGTCGGAGGCCTCCTGTTCTACAGGCGGAGGCGGCGG
- the CSF1 gene encoding macrophage colony-stimulating factor 1 isoform X3 has translation MPHKVRLKGCAEELASGVGLGESESLPGFSRRRRPSLRTPGQRRGPRPGRGLCSSRRASERARAANAPGRDPAARMTARGAAGRCPPTTWLCPWLLLFCLLVSRTITEEASENCSHLIGNGHLRFLQELIDSQMESLCEISFRFVDPDQLKDPVCYLKKAFPLVQDIMEDTMRFKDNTHNANVTMQLQELSLRLKSCFTKDYEEQDKACIRTFKETPLQLLAKIKNVFNEIKNLLKNDWNIFSKNCSNDYANCPSPDVVTKPDCNCLYPKGTPSSDLASVSPQQPLTPSMAPMTGLTWADSEGTEGSSLLPSEQPLRTVDPGSAKQRPPRSTCQSFELSESPGMEGSPATGSPQPRPSVGAPVPGTEDVLDSVLDPNWALEEASGVASEGPVPQEAELSSSRLEGGSVQAETTRPSDLLSASSAFSGLAKGRQPVDVTGTPVPKVGPVRPTGRAQSYRPEKTDGSSAPPRDHREPGSARTPSLRTQGLSRPSTLSAHPRLPRSHSWGNVLPLGELEGKRSTRDRRSPAELEGGRASERAARPLARFNSIPLTDAGHETKHVGPADPQLPGFVFRLLVPSIILVLLAVGGLLFYRRRRRLLSEPALSCPQSHQELQTVDVPMEQLEDSPLTQDEDRQVELPV, from the exons ATGCCCCACAAAGTCCGCTTAAAAGGCTGTGCCGAGGAGCTGGCCAGTGGAGTCGGGCTTGGGGAAAGTGAAAGTTTGCCTGGGTTCTCTCGGCGCCGCCGTCCGTCTCTCCGCACTCCGGGACAGCGGCGCGGCCCTCGGCCAGGGCGCGGGCTCTGCAGCAGCcggcgagcgagcgagcgagcgcgGGCGGCCAACGCGCCCGGCCGGGACCCAGCTGCCCGCATGACCGCGCGGGGCGCCGCCGGGCGCTGCCCTCCCACG ACATGGCTGTGCCCCTGGCTGCTGCTGTTCTGTCTCCTGGTGAGCAGGACTATTACCGAGGAGGCGTCAGAGAACTGTAGCCACCTGATTGGGAACGGACATCTGCGTTTCCTGCAGGAGCTG ATTGACAGTCAGATGGAGTCCTTGTGCGAAATTTCCTTTCGGTTTGTAGACCCAGACCAGTTG AAAGATCCCGTGTGTTACCTTAAGAAGGCATTTCCCCTGGTGCAAGACATAATGGAGGACACCATGCGCTTCAAAGACAACACCCACAATGCCAATGTCACCATGCAGCTCCAGGAACTCTCTCTGAGGCTGAAGAGCTGCTTCACCAAGGACTATGAAGAGCAGGACAAG GCCTGCATCCGAACTTTCAAAGAGACACCCCTCCAGTTGCTGGCAAAGATCAAGAACGtctttaatgaaataaagaatctCCTTAAAAATGACTGGAACATTTTCAGCAAGAACTGCAGCAATGACTATGCTAACTGCCCCAGCCCAG ATGTGGTGACCAAGCCTGATTGCAACTGCCTGTACCCCAAAGGCACCCCTAGCAGTGACCTGGCCTCTGTCTCCCCTCAGCAGCCCCTCACCCCCTCCATGGCCCCTATGACTGGCTTAACCTGGGCTGACTCTGAGGGGACAGAGGGCAGCTCCCTCTTGCCCAGTGAGCAGCCTCTTCGCACAGTGGACCCGGGCAGTGCCAAGCAGCGACCACCCAGGAGCACCTGCCAGAGCTTTGAGTTGTCTGAGAGCCCAGGCATGGAGGGCAGCCCTGCCACAGGTTCACCTCAGCCCCGCCCCTCTGTCGGGGCCCCTGTTCCTGGGACAGAGGATGTTCTCGACTCTGTGTTGGACCCTAACTGGGCCCTAGAAGAAGCCTCCGGAGTGGCTAGTGAGGGTCCGGTACCCCAAGAGGCAGAGctttcctcctccaggctggaAGGAGGCAGTGTCCAGGCAGAGACCACCAGACCCAGCGACCTCCTCTCAGCATCTTCTGCATTCTCTGGATTGGCAAAGGGCCGGCAACCGGTGGATGTAACTGGCACCCCAGTACCCAAGGTGGGCCCTGTGAGACCCACTGGCCGGGCCCAGAGTTACAGACCTGAGAAGACAGATGGTtcgtctgccccacccagagaccaccGGGAGCCAGGCTCTGCTAGGACCCCATCACTGCGCACACAAGGCCTCAGCCGTCCCTCCACCCTCTCTGCTCATCCAAGGCTTCCCAGAAGCCACTCCTGGGGCAATGTGTTGCCCCTTGGGGAGCTGGAGGGCAAGAGGAGCACCAGGGATCGGAGGAGCCCTGCTGAGCTGGAAGGAGGACGAGCAAGTGAGAGGGCGGCCAGGCCTCTGGCCAGGTTTAACTCCATTCCTTTGACTGACGCAGGCCATGAGACGAAGCACGTGGGACCTGCTGACCCCCAGCTCCCCGGGTTTGTCTTCCGCCTGCTGGTGCCCAGCATCATCCTGGTCCTGCTGGCCGTCGGAGGCCTCCTGTTCTACAGGCGGAGGCGGCGG CTCCTCAGTGAGCCTGCTCTTTCCTGTCCCCAGAGCCATCAAGAGCTTCAGACAGTGGATGTCCCCATGGAGCAACTAGAGGACAG